A segment of the Tachysurus vachellii isolate PV-2020 chromosome 18, HZAU_Pvac_v1, whole genome shotgun sequence genome:
AAACAGTCTCAGTGCACACTTTAAAATCTAATCTAGAGCACATCGACACTCACCAGTGGGTTGATGCTCTTGTTGGACAGATCATAATCGGTGGAGGCGTTGCTCTTGATCAGTTTGCCATCCTTAGTGTGATAGCCCTGTCCAATCTTgtagatctaaaaaaaaaaaaaaaaatttttaataaattgagCATGTGCTAGTTACTGTGAATAGTAGCAGAGGAGTAGAAGTTAAAGGTGTTCACCTTCTTGTTGATCTCTGTGCGGTGATGGTAGCCCTTCTGACCAGCACGTGCCACACTGAAGGCCACACGGGCAGGATGCCAGGCTCCGATACACGCCACCTTGCGCAGACCACGATGGGTCTTACGGGGCAGCTTCTTTGTGTGCCAACGGCTCGTCACACCTGGAACCAAAAAAGCGCCAAGGTTTATATAACAGAACACATAATACCACTTTAATATCAATGTCAAGACAGATATCGTGTGCTGTCAGAAGGAAGGCAGCATGGAAACATTCCTCATGGCTTTCGGGCGCCATGCCTGACGCTTGATCCATGTTCtcatcactacacacagacGAGTCAAAACGGCATGTCAGATTTGTGTTCTGGAGGAAATGAAGGTAAAACTCACCCTTGTAGCCATGACCCTTAGTGACACCGATGACGTCGATCATCTCGTCCTGGGTGAACACGTTGTTAATGGGAACGGCCTTCTCCAGCTTCTCCCGAGCCCAGTCCACCTTCTCTGAGATGGTTCCACCGTTCAGCTGGATCTCCATAAGGTGGGACTTCTTCTGCCTCAGGGGCAGCAGGCGCATCTAAAAGACAAGAGCAGCAAGTTAGGGCAGGATGGCAATCAGCTTGTACCTCTTGAGATGAGATTTTCCGTCCGAATTCGTACGGCTAATGGCCTGAGACAtggttattaaaataaataaataaataaacccagtGCTCacctgtgtgtgggtgagaaCGCGAATGACCTTGCAGTACTTCTTCATAGAGGCAAAGTCCTTCTCCAACTGTTTCTTACCCTCCTCATCCTGCCACTTCTTGCTGTACTTGGTGAAAGCCTTCTTCTTGGACTTGTACCTGAAGGCAGGCCACAAGAACAGAAGCACAAGATTGGCACACAGTCCCTTCATAACCCCACAGGGTCAGCGGAAGGAGGCTGGGCAGAGCAGTTAGCCCGTCTGTATCGAGGCATTGACTGCTCGTGTGAGGATTTTGGCTCGTGGCTCGGTTTCTAAGGAGCTCTTTCCACCGGCCAGAGGAGCCTGGAGCTCATCAGGGCACGAGGCACCTGAGCGGAGCTGTGACACAGACACCATGTTAGCTTCAAAGCTCCAACATACACAAGGACAAAATCACAGGCATGTTTGGACAATTAAGGCATGTGATCGAACAGAACTCACCAGTTTTTGTAAAAGCGGCGCCTGCACTCGTCACTGATGTGCTCAGCGAAGACGGTCTTGAAAGAACGCAGACCGCGTGGAGTCTCAACGTATCCCACGATTCCTACGATGATCATGGGAGGAGTCTCGACAATGGTGACCGCCTCGACGACCTCCTTTTTGTTCACCTCTGTAAGATTAGAAACGTAAACTTTAATTCTAAACGTCGTGAACAGCATTCAAGCCTAAAGCGACTAAATGACCGGACTCAGTACTCGACATTCAGCAAGGGCTCAGGGCCCAAATATGTCCGCCCGTCGAGAGTCTCATCACCGCTGCCATTTGTTCATCTAAtcagtattttaaaaagaataaataaataaaaatctgccgAAGGGAGAAAGTACTCACTAGAGCCGGGTCTGTCGACCTCACGGACGATGTGCGTCATGCCTGCTTTGTAGCCCAGGAAGGCGGTGAGATGGACTGGTTTGCTGGCATCATCCTTGGGGAAGCTCTTGACCTTACCACGGTGTCTGCGACACCTCTTGCGAGGTAAGAAGCCCAGGGAGCCGTGACGGGGAGCCGAAAACTTACGGTGAGACTGAAAGAGGAAGGACGATCGTTTAAACACTTGCATCCAGATTTTTTTGGGGAGCGACGACAATGAGCTCACATTGTACTAATTTaaatctatacaaaaaaaaaaatttagcacaacatggacacgtgacatcaaaacactcagcccagtGTGGAGATCATCAAGAGAACTTCCTGCTATTGCCtccaaaagttttggcaccctaagCTTTGTCCACTCGCCTCTAAAAAGCACCGGcatttgcgaatacttgcttcgTCAAAGCAAACAAAGTTTGTCacaactttacaaatctagtttaagtCATTTTTACTTATACACCAATAGACTGATAGAATAAAAGTGAATTTTCTCGTTTCTAAATTCAGCtcgattttaaaaaaaaaaaaaaagcacatggctGTAGTCAGCTAGCAAAACACTAACAAGCTAACACTAACTTAGTGACTTAAGAGTAAAACGTATTTCAAGTGTTTAAGTTcctataattaaattaaactaatgCATTTAACGTTAATAGTGTTCAAGTGTGTAAACAACATCAAGCCAAAACACAGGGCTTTAAGGCCAAAGCCCAAATACTTAAACactttttataataatgttGACGTATTGCATGAAAACACTAATAAAAAGACATTAATGATCATTTCGTGTCGAATAATAAGTTATTTTTCTCTCGGAGGGACTTCGTGTAACAGCCAACATGCTTCTGGAGATCCGCcatttttacctcaggacaCATGAAATATTCGACGTAAGCGACACGATTTATAAACAAAACGTTACTATAAAGCTAGAAGAGTCGTTTCACGTGAAAACAAACTCGAAATAACGAAGGATCGTGATGATTTAGCGCGGATTATATGAACAGAAGCAGCTGTAAAGCTCACCATCTTGTCTCTGGTCCGGTTGAAAGAGAGCACGCGATACGGCGGCCTGAGCTTTTATAGTGGGACGTAACCGCTAGTGCGCAGACTCAGTTCGGGCGGTGACGTCATCACAGCGTGATTTGATCGATTtccaaataatttataattaattatatttattgatCGGTTCACGTTCGTGAGAATGATCTTGGACATGtttgtacaaatatatatatatttttaaatacacttaTATGTAAGTCTCGTTGTATTGTGGATACCCTTGAGAACGAGAAGAAGGTCGTCTGGACGAATCAAATGCCGGCGTCTCATCCGGGCATTTTTTTTTAGGCTATGCTGTTGCATGTGGCGTGTTAGTTAGCTCGTTAAGCAACGTATTACGATGTAAAAACATAGACCGTGTATGAAAATACGCTGCACAAAGTACAGCTGTCCGACGAATTCCCGAAAGGACCGCAGACACAAGAAAAGTCTTGTAGAAACATATCGTTCGTGATGGAACCGACTCTGAAGCTGGCTCTTTTATTAGGTGAACATTTGGAGCCGACTCGCACGTCTGAAGAGCCGTAAAACGCGATTCTGCTGGGAATTGTTTAACGATCAGAATCGAAAAGCGTGTTCATCGGTGAGTAGAGTACGCGTGTGTAGAAAACTCCAAGCTGTAGACGGACAAAGACCGATTTTTTTGGCAAAGAGCCGAACGAATCAACTCACGTTCGTGAGCTGAATCAGTTGAACTGACTCGTTGAAAAGTGTCGGAAGTTCCTCGGTGTGGCGCGAGCGCGCGACTTTTATGTTGTCATTTCAAACCGGAAGCCGTGTAGCAAAGCGTAGACATAGCAACGCAGATAACGTTTCtgagtaaaataaacaacagatatTAATGTCGTGTCGGTGTTACGTGTTAGAGTCGCAATACTCTAGTTTTAAGTGTAATATTTTGCAGAAAACATAAGCTTGGTGCACCGTTATGCCTCGACGAAAGGTGAGTTGTTGCAGGCCAGGAAGCTAatagctaatgtagctaaagCTAAATGAAAACAACTGGACTGGTGATGGACCGATTAGCTCAATGTTTACTAATGAAGCTAGCTAATaacatatgttttgtttaacagaGAGGGTATAATTGTGCACTTGTtgtgtaatgtttaaaaaaaaaaaagacgcgTTTATGCTGTAAGGgaagaaataaagtaaaaactttTCATCACTGGATGATTAAATACGACTAGTGTCTGTGGACTACAGAACGGAACGAAGTGACGACACCTTTACGATTGTTTATCTTTCTTGCGTAATAATTGTGCTGTAAATATTCTAATAATTTGCAGGTCTTCTTTTatgttacttgttttttttttttttttttttaattttctttaaatttgtttttcattttccattCAGAACCCATAAGggggtacaaacttttgcaaacTGAACTGTATGTAAAGCTTCTTGGGAACCAGGAtggtttttttcttcagatctGTGCAGAGAACAGGTGtttataaactaaataaataaataaatacaagtatTGAATTAAAGTGTAACTCTGAGCTGTAGATAAAATTGTAATCtaagtctctgtgtttatttgaaATTTGAAGATGTCTGTATATTAGAGCGTCGGTGTTTGTTCCGCGCTCTGATGTTACACGGTGCTGCCACGAGTGATCGTTTTGTCAtcctttggtgtgtgtgttttcctcagaGGGTCGCCTGCAGCAGCTCTGACGGCACGGAGGATTCCGATTTCTCAGCCGAACACACAGACAGCTCAGAGACTGACACTCACGCGGTGAAGAACACTCGCCTCACGCGCTCCTCGCTCCGACTCAGCCGGGGCTCTCAAGGTACTTTACACAGGGCTCAGGTGATAACAGAGGCCCCACCCACAACGTCCAGCCAACACCTATTAGATATCATAATCGAGTATGTACAACTGCTAATTTAACTAGGGACAATTTATTCAAGTGATTTTATTCCAAAGCCTGCTATATTCACACCACTCAgtcggatggatggatggacgggaaaagtaggaaggaaggaatggaaTAAGGAGGGAAAGAAACTAGGAAGGAAGATTGAGAAACTGGGAAGGAAGGAAACACAAAAGGAAGAATGAAAGCAAGGGAGGAAAGGAAAATGAATTGATGCTGAAGGAAGTGATGTGTTTTGCATGTGTTGATGTTCTGGGTTGATGATTAAAGCAGTAAAAGCTTTAGATGTAAAGTGAGACTTTAAATCTGACATTATACATGAGCACAAAGTGACAATCTACTCTTgtttttagggttcaagcgcaaagcgctggaaacctattgtttttgttaggattattattattattattattattattattattattccgccctagaaacggtcgtgcagcccaaaccgtaaggcctagagagctcaaacttggtcagatggtagttctggtcacagttactcagggccaaaatctcagcggaatcggacaatttggggcgcttcagcgcgccaaaacgtgtttgtccccataacccctaaacccctaaaacccctatgtccaaatctcaagtgctttatatcattggaatccttggctcatgacttaaaaaacgtatatctccaattcatttccgccattaaattttttcgctatcgcgcattttatccgaaacctacttttgctaactagtcctaggtttttcgcctgatcgagaccaatccagtgcagtaatattctctggagtctcaaagacaataattttcgaaaaaaagtcgaaattctgattcagggtccttaaggggccccaaaaagtttggactgtgaggagccagttttactaaaatgtcaataactcaagaactaaatgagctgtcaacaccaaacttgggacacatgtgaaagaggtcaaactgaggtcacatttcaaaaaccgtggcgattggccacttcgtggtgctataacggaaaaatcactaaaaacagccatttaaaaaaaaaaaagccctctagcgcccccaacagtccaacaacccaattttgtgctgacttgtaaggcaaagattctgattctggttctgactcggagttaGTGGGGCctgtaggcggggcttgtctcgaagtgggcggggctttactTACCGGTTAAacgctagccaatgatgattttcatacaatccgagcacaaatattgactcgtattactcgtataatactcgtactcggctttatccgtaccggatactcgtttcatccatctctaatggatatgactttgtttattttagggaaaactggacgggtgagtacttcacatgacatatgttgtggtactctctgtagcatgacatatgtagcatgacatgacatatattgtcatgtcaatccaaaggccttaaacgcttgaacccgggaaatgctgcttgcagctttaatttaaatttgtttctgAATCCTGGGAAAGTTTTATGTAGGTCttctgtctctcgctgtctctctctctctctttctctctcactctctctctctcactgtctctctcactgtctctctcactgtctctctctcactgtctctctctcactgtctctctctcactgtctctctctcactgtctctctctcactgtctctctctctctctctcactctctctcactgtctctctcactgtctctctctctctctctctctctctcacactctctcactgtctctctctcactgtctctcactgtctctctctctctctctctcactctctctcactgtctctctcactgtctctctctctttctctctctctctcacactctctcactgtctttctctcactgtctctcactgtctctctctctctctctcactgtctctctcactgtctctctctctctctctcactctctctcactgtctctctctcactgtctctctctcactgtctctctctctctctctttctctctctctctcactgtctctctctcactgtctctctctctctctctcactgtctctctctctctcactgtctctctctctctcactctctctcactgtctctctctctcactgtctctctctcactctctctctctcactctctctcactgtctctctctcactgtctctctctcactgtctctctctcactgtctctcactgtctctctctcactctttctcactgtctctctctcactctttctcactgtctctctctcactgtctctcactgtctctcactgtctctcactgtctctcactgtctctctctcactctttctcactgtctctcactctctctcactctctctcactgtctctctctctctcactgtctctctctcactgtctctcactgtctctctctctctctctctctctctctctctctcactgtctctctctctctcactctctctcactgtctctctctcactctttctcactgtctctctcactgtctctctctctctctcactctctctcactgtctctctctcactctttctcactctctctcactgtctctctctctcccagttaCTGGATTACAGCTGACTGATTACAGGGTGAATAATTGACACAGTTGGACAGTGATTTTGAGTGATGATGATTTACAGATTTTCTGTCGTCAGCAGCTTGCACTTTCTCTCCCcaccattttttttacatttattttttttctcccggCCTCAGTCGAGGTGGTGGATTTTACAGCACGACGTGTGACCCGTAGCCAGCGGCAGGAGGAGCCGATCGTGCCCAAAAAATACCCTCTACGTCAGAACCAGCCTGAGAGCGAACAGCACGGTGAGATTTCAGTCCGTGATAGGAGGAGACACTCTGAGCTGAAATCCTTTgttctcatccatccatccatccatccatccatccatcactccCCACTCAGCTCTATTagttcatttgttctttttttaatcccttttctttttttcatctacAGCATTTATAACTCGGGTGTTCTTTATTGATAATAAGAATTCTGTGtgactttaaaaacaaatttacaaaatataatttgGGGGAAAGATCTGGaatctgaaattaaaaatatgtatttaatttaaagcGGTGaatctgcgctctctctctctctctctctctctctctctctctctctctctctctctctctctctctctctctctcacactctctcactgtctctctctctctctctctctcactgtctctcactgtctctctctctctctctctctctcactgtctctctctctctctctctctcactgtctctctctctctctctctctctctctctctctctctctctctctctctcctctctctctctctctctctctctctctctctctctctctctctctctctctctctctctctctctctctctctctctctctctctctctctctctctctctctctctctctctctctctctctctctctctctcatgagcATCAGGAGTGAAGCAGGACGAATCTCCTCCCCGCACTCCCACAGGTCTGCCGCGCTCCTTCGAGTCTGACGCCGACATCTCCGGCCCCAACGCCTCCCAGGACGAGAGGCTGGCTAAAGAGCTGTCCATCAAGGAGTCAGGCCACGCCCATCGGCCCAAGCGCCGCCGCTTCCACGAGAGCTACAATTTCAACATGAAATGTCCAACACCAGGCTGTAATTCACTCGGTACGCCACGCGCTCACCTCCACCACGCGCTCACCTCCGCCACACGCTCACCTCCACCACGCGCTCACCTCCGCCACACGCTCACCTCCACCACGCGCTCACCTCCACCACACGCTCACCTCCACCACGCGCTCACCTCCACCACGCGCTCACCTCCACCACGCGCTCACCTCCACCACACGCTCACCTCCACCACACGCTCACCTCCACCACACGCTCACCTCCACCACACGCTCACCTCCACCACACGCTCACACGCTCACCTCTGCTGCATGCTCACCTCTGCCACACACTCACCTCCACCACACGCTCACCTCCACCACACGCTCACCTCCACCACACGCTCACACGCTCACCTCCGCCACGCGCTCACCTCCACCACACGCTCACACGCTCACCTCTGCCACGCGCTCACCTCTGCCGCACGCTCACCTCTGCCGCACGCTCACCTCTGCCACACGCTCACCTCCACCACACGCTCACCTCCGCCACACGCTCACCTCCACCACACGCTCACCTCCGCCACACGCTCACCTCCGCCACACGCTTTCACGCTCACCTCTGCCACACGCTCACCTCCACCACACGCTTACACGCTCACCTCcaccacacactcacctccGCCACACGCTTACACGCTCACCTCCGCCACACGCTCACCTCCACCACACGCTCACCTCCACCACACGCTTACACGCTCACCTCCACCACACGCTCACCTCCGCCACACGCTTACACGCTCACCTCTGCCACACGCTCACCTCCACCACACGCTCACCTCCGCCACACGCTTACACGCTCACCTCcaccacacactcacctccGCCACACGCTTACACGCTCACCTCTGCCACACGCTCACCTCCACCACACGCTCACCTCCACCACACGCTCACCTCCACCACACGCTCACCTCCGCCACACattcacaatctctctctctctctctctctctctctctctctctctctttctctttctcttaacACTATATTAAGCATATCTtactttttcccctctctcttgtttgtctttctttcatcctttctctctctctcccctcacaTAATATTAACCATCTGTTGCTTTCCCCCAGATTCTCTCTTGCcatttttcttccttccatcctttattgtcttttttttttctttctttcttgctttctctttctatagagattttttaaatatatcgatcgttatttaattaaaacattacacaTGCATTTTGTACAAATCTaaatatcatcattatcataatcTCACCGCAGTTGGAGCTAATGGTTGTGTGCtgccttttatttatatataaataatagtgAAACTGAGTCATCAtcttttctcttcctcctctcagGCCATTTGACAGGAAAACACGAGAGACACTTTTCCATCTCCGGCTGTCCGCTGTATCACAACCTATCAGCAGACGAGTGCaaggtgccaatacttatgCTCAGcacagtggtgttcagtgtgcTTGTGGAAGAAGTGAAGCGGTGAAGTAATCTGTTGTGCTGCTCCCTCACAGGTGAAGGCGAGCTCTCGTGATAAACCCGTGGAGGAGAGGACGCTGTCTCAGAGCCAGGACGAGAACCGGCACTCCACACGCCATCAGGTAACCGTGGCAACAAAGGTACAGGTTGATCAGTGTGTGAACTGCTAGCTAGCTTTAAACTGAAGCTACAATGCTAATGTAGTGAAGCCACCAGTGTGGCAGCTGAGCTGAagtctgattttatttctgtagatgAGATACAAAGAGAAAGTGACTGAgatgaggaggaaaaggagCTCCACTGTAGTCAAGGAGCAGAAAGACAAAGATGCAGtgagcgctctctctctctctctctctctctctctctctctctctctctctctctctctctctgtgtctctctgtgtctctctctctctgtgtctctctctctctctctctctctctctctctctctctctgtgtctctctgtgtctctctctctctctctctctctctctctctctctctctctctctctctctctctctctctctctctctctctctctctctgtgtctctctctctctgtgtctctctctctctctctctctctctctctctctctctctctctgtgtctctctctctctctctctctctctctctctctctctctctctctctctgtgtctctctctctctgtgtctctctctctctctctctctctccctttctgtgtctctctctgtgtctctctctctctctctttgtgtctctctctctctgtgtctctctctctctctctctctctctctctctctctctccctctctgtgtctctctccctctctgtgtctctctctgtgtctctctctctctctctctctctccctctctgtgtctgtgtcccgctctctctctctctctctctctctctctctctctctctctctctctctctctctctctctctctctctctctctctctctctctctctctctgtgtgtctctctctctctctgtgtctctctctctctgtgtctctctctctctctcgctctctctctctgtgtcgctctctctctctgtgtcgctctctctctctgtgtcgctctctctctctgtgtcgctctctctctctgtgtcgcgctctctctctctgtgtcgcgctctctctctctgtgtcgcgctctctctctctgtgtcgctctctctctctgtgtcgctctctctctctgtgtcgctctctctctgtgtgtctctctctgtgtctctctctgtctctctctctctctctctctctctgtctgtgttcagtaaTTAACTATTTAACTATTTCTTTGACTGATATAAATTCCAAGACATAATgaatgaatctctctctctctctctctctctctctctctctctctctctctctccctctctccctctcccccttgCTGGAGAACACACAGAGTCCCAGCTGTAACCGTGAGCCTCTGTTGGAGAACATTACGAGTGATTATGACCTGGAGCTGTTTAGAAAAGCGCAGGCACGTGCCTCGGAGGATCTTGTAAGAGAGAAATCTGATCATCTTTTATACCTCTTTTTTGTCCTTCTCTCTACTACTCTGTCCCATGAGGCTCACAGCAGCCCAGCGTTACAGCATGACCTACCAGAGTCCCTTCTTCTCTAGTCAcattttccctctttctcttctgctcTTCTTTTATTTGCCGTTCTTTGCTCtgaaatgtttctctctctctctctctctctctctctctcactcactcactctctggctTTCTGTGCTGTGGGTTTAACGCTATGAGTCTGCTTGTCGTCTGTCCTTCTCCAGGAGAAACTGCGTCTCCAGGGTCAGGTGACGGAGGGCAGCAACATGATCAAAACCATCGTGTTTGGTTGTTACGAGCTCGACACCTGGTATCACTCTCCGTACCCGGAGGAGTACGCTCGCCTCGGCCGCCTCTACATGTGCGAGTTCTGCCTCAAATACATGAAGAGCCAGACCATCCTCAGACGGCACATGGTAACTGTCTCTTAGCTTTACTCCTTTAATCAGACCAGCGTGATGTCACAGGGATATAAATATTCAGAGGGTTCAGAAATTAGATTTAGGGATTATAAATCGCTCTAAACACCAGAGAgagggattataaatcgttgtaaacaccagagagagggattataaatcgctctaaacaccagagagagggattataaatcgttgtaaacaccagagagagggattataaatcgctctaaacaccagagagagggattataaatcgctctaaacaccagagagagggattataaatcgttgtaaacaccagagagagggattataaatcgttgtaaacaccagagagagggattataaatcgttgtaaacaccagagagagggattataaatcgttGTAAACACCGGAGAGCGGGATTATAAATCgctctaaatatataaataatttgttgTAGTTGACGTCTTTTCTGTATCAGTTTATAGTTGctgtaacataagtgataacaggaacatcTTTCATAGACATGCCA
Coding sequences within it:
- the rpl3 gene encoding 60S ribosomal protein L3; translated protein: MSHRKFSAPRHGSLGFLPRKRCRRHRGKVKSFPKDDASKPVHLTAFLGYKAGMTHIVREVDRPGSKVNKKEVVEAVTIVETPPMIIVGIVGYVETPRGLRSFKTVFAEHISDECRRRFYKNWYKSKKKAFTKYSKKWQDEEGKKQLEKDFASMKKYCKVIRVLTHTQMRLLPLRQKKSHLMEIQLNGGTISEKVDWAREKLEKAVPINNVFTQDEMIDVIGVTKGHGYKGVTSRWHTKKLPRKTHRGLRKVACIGAWHPARVAFSVARAGQKGYHHRTEINKKIYKIGQGYHTKDGKLIKSNASTDYDLSNKSINPLGGFVHYGEVTNDFLMLKGCVVGTKKRVLTLRKSLLVQTSRRAQERIDLKFIDTTSKFGHGRFQTVDEKKAFMGPLKKDRIAKEESA